One genomic window of Diospyros lotus cultivar Yz01 chromosome 8, ASM1463336v1, whole genome shotgun sequence includes the following:
- the LOC127807635 gene encoding aldehyde oxidase GLOX, producing MTPISLLFALLWQLLVVLLTAVHGGLNLIQGASGGGGGSWQLLQRSIGITAMHMQLLNNDRVVIFDRTDFGESNISLPNGRCRDDPNEAVVPHDCTAHSVEYDVVTNRVRPLFVQTDVWCSSGSLFPDGRLIQTGGFNNGDRVVRIFKPCGDCDWEEIPYGLTQRRWYATNHILPGGQQIIIGGRRQFNYEFYPKTASTSKYYNLRLLVQTNVRDSEDNLYPFVFLNVDGNLFIFANYKSILFDYVKGVVVKTFPDMPDGQPRCYPSTGSAVLLPLKIFGRAAPQPEVLVCGGAPKGSFLSAKKYGKFVGALKTCGRIRITDPEPKWVMETMPLARVMGDMLLLPNTDVLIINGGSAGTAGWEYGRDPVFNPVIYMPDNPIGSRFDVLNPSTIPRMYHSTAILLRDGRVLVGGSNPHTFYNFTGVLFPTELRLEAFSPPYLDPKSDTLRPKIITPASQAEFKYGQSVTVQFTVTATLDANSVTVTMIAPSFNTHSFSMNQRLLVLGEGNVVAKAKSTYETRVTMPGSGNLAPAGYYLLFVVHQKIPSPGIWIHIQ from the coding sequence ATGACCCCAATATCCCTTCTTTTCGCCCTCCTATGGCAGCTCCTGGTGGTGCTTCTCACCGCCGTCCACGGTGGCCTGAACCTGATCCAGGGGGcgagcggcggcggcggcggcagctGGCAGCTCCTACAGCGGAGTATTGGCATCACGGCCATGCACATGCAGCTGCTCAACAACGACCGCGTCGTCATCTTCGACCGTACCGACTTCGGGGAGTCCAACATCTCTCTCCCCAACGGCCGTTGCCGCGACGACCCGAACGAGGCCGTAGTGCCGCACGACTGCACGGCCCACTCTGTGGAGTACGACGTCGTCACCAACAGAGTACGGCCGCTCTTTGTCCAGACCGACGTCTGGTGCTCGTCGGGATCCCTGTTTCCCGACGGCCGGCTGATCCAGACCGGcgggttcaacaacggcgatcGCGTGGTCAGGATTTTCAAGCCGTGCGGCGACTGCGACTGGGAGGAGATTCCGTACGGTCTGACGCAGCGGAGGTGGTACGCCACCAACCACATTCTGCCCGGCGGCCAGCAGATTATTATCGGCGGCCGGCGTCAGTTTAACTACGAGTTTTACCCGAAAACGGCGTCGACTTCGAAGTATTACAATCTGCGGCTTCTGGTTCAGACAAATGTACGTGACAGCGAGGACAATCTTTACCCGTTTGTGTTCCTCAATGTGGACGGAAACTTGTTCATTTTCGCGAATTATAAGTCGATTCTGTTCGACTACGTGAAAGGGGTGGTGGTGAAGACTTTCCCGGACATGCCAGACGGCCAACCGCGGTGTTATCCGAGCACCGGCTCCGCCGTGCTGCTCCCGCTGAAGATTTTCGGGAGAGCGGCGCCGCAACCGGAAGTGCTGGTTTGCGGCGGCGCACCCAAAGGGTCGTTCTTGAGCGCCAAAAAATATGGCAAATTCGTCGGAGCCTTGAAAACATGCGGGAGGATCCGGATAACCGACCCGGAACCCAAGTGGGTGATGGAGACTATGCCCCTAGCCCGGGTCATGGGCGACATGCTATTGCTACCAAACACCGATGTTCTGATCATAAATGGGGGGTCCGCGGGGACAGCCGGGTGGGAATATGGTAGGGACCCGGTCTTCAACCCAGTGATTTACATGCCCGATAATCCTATCGGATCACGGTTCGATGTCCTAAATCCGAGCACCATACCCCGCATGTACCATTCGACTGCAATTTTGTTGCGTGATGGTCGTGTTCTCGTTGGTGGTAGCAACCCTCACactttttacaattttacgGGTGTCCTTTTCCCCACCGAATTAAGATTGGAGGCCTTTTCCCCACCCTATTTGGATCCGAAATCCGACACTTTGCGCCCGAAGATCATCACACCCGCATCTCAAGCCGAATTCAAGTACGGCCAATCGGTCACGGTTCAGTTCACCGTCACGGCCACGCTAGATGCAAATTCAGTCACCGTGACAATGATTGCACCCTCATTTAACACCCATTCATTCTCCATGAATCAAAGATTGTTAGTGCTTGGAGAGGGCAACGTGGTAGCCAAAGCAAAATCCACGTATGAAACCCGGGTAACGATGCCGGGTTCGGGCAATCTTGCCCCGGCCGGGTACTATCTCTTATTTGTAGTCCATCAAAAAATACCTAGTCCAGGCATTTGGATCCATATCCAATAA